In Halovivax gelatinilyticus, the following are encoded in one genomic region:
- a CDS encoding sugar transferase — protein MLDGWRYRAVSFAGTVWLAVAVASISFAATGRESSLLALALVALVVGPSMRPMYRPRPWRTSTLVSATLRRVLLACAVLVILGATVTPALGSSATVAGIGVGLATALPLFYVGLRRRPEPTRVLVVGDDPDAIESIVGELPADPIGFASPRVEVDGDAAAGVGNRRRAPIDREVPRPIGVPREPGTSASGTDSLAVTDGSGTLARSPYDGILSLGGIDRLGGLVRLRRLVRRYDVDTLALAFRDADRGEFFGALEVAHEYGMDVFVHASLADNVLVSEDGDELARAEVDPWPWYTHVTKRVFDVAFAAVGLLVLAPLAFPIAVSIKLDSSGPVLYRQTRTSAFGERFHVLKFRTMTPGSEDPEPQEDVENDRITRVGRVLRKTHVDEIPQLWSVLLGDMSVVGPRATWIDEERLLEGDVDGWRTRWHVKPGLTGLAQVNDVTSTAGGRKLELDLGYVTNHSFALDLRIIARQVWIVLADVGELIHQRTRRWRS, from the coding sequence ATGCTCGATGGGTGGCGGTACCGGGCGGTGAGCTTCGCGGGCACCGTCTGGCTGGCGGTCGCCGTAGCCAGCATCTCGTTCGCCGCAACGGGGCGCGAGTCGTCGCTCCTCGCGCTGGCACTCGTCGCGCTCGTCGTCGGTCCGTCGATGCGACCGATGTACCGACCGCGACCCTGGCGCACGTCGACGCTCGTCTCCGCGACGCTCCGGCGCGTTCTCCTGGCCTGCGCCGTCCTCGTTATTCTCGGTGCGACCGTTACGCCCGCCCTGGGTTCGTCCGCAACGGTCGCGGGGATCGGCGTCGGACTCGCAACGGCGTTACCCCTATTCTACGTGGGGCTCCGTCGGCGACCGGAACCGACGCGCGTGTTGGTCGTCGGTGACGATCCGGACGCGATCGAATCGATCGTCGGCGAACTTCCCGCCGATCCCATCGGGTTCGCCTCACCGCGAGTCGAGGTCGACGGCGACGCGGCTGCTGGCGTGGGGAACCGACGACGGGCGCCGATCGATCGGGAGGTCCCGAGACCGATAGGAGTGCCGCGGGAACCCGGTACGAGCGCCAGCGGGACGGATTCGCTCGCCGTGACCGACGGCAGCGGCACGCTCGCCCGTTCGCCGTACGACGGCATCCTCTCGCTCGGTGGGATCGATCGACTCGGCGGCCTCGTTCGACTCCGTCGCCTGGTGCGACGGTACGACGTGGACACGCTGGCGCTCGCGTTTCGCGACGCCGATCGCGGCGAGTTCTTCGGCGCGCTGGAAGTCGCCCACGAGTACGGGATGGACGTCTTCGTTCACGCGTCGCTCGCCGACAACGTGCTCGTCTCCGAAGACGGGGACGAACTCGCTCGCGCGGAGGTCGATCCGTGGCCGTGGTACACCCACGTCACAAAACGAGTCTTCGACGTCGCGTTCGCCGCGGTGGGACTCCTCGTGCTCGCGCCGCTCGCGTTCCCCATCGCCGTTTCCATCAAACTCGACTCGTCCGGACCGGTACTGTACAGGCAGACGAGAACGTCGGCGTTCGGCGAACGGTTTCACGTCCTGAAGTTTCGAACGATGACCCCCGGAAGCGAGGATCCCGAACCGCAAGAAGACGTCGAGAACGATCGTATCACGCGAGTTGGACGGGTACTCCGCAAGACGCACGTCGACGAGATCCCGCAGCTGTGGTCGGTCCTCCTCGGAGATATGAGCGTCGTCGGACCGCGCGCCACCTGGATCGACGAAGAACGGCTCCTGGAGGGCGACGTGGACGGCTGGCGAACGCGCTGGCACGTCAAACCCGGTCTCACCGGACTCGCGCAGGTCAACGACGTGACCAGCACGGCGGGCGGGCGAAAACTCGAACTGGATCTCGGATACGTCACGAATCACTCGTTCGCGCTCGACCTGCGAATCATCGCGAGACAGGTCTGGATCGTCCTCGCGGACGTCGGCGAACTCATCCACCAACGTACTCGTCGCTGGCGCTCGTAA
- a CDS encoding pro-sigmaK processing inhibitor BofA family protein, with the protein MPTTALGILVLLIVFAFAFGAYRIIRTIRPFIVNAVVGLLVLLGLGWFGFGVEITPPAVLVVAIGGIPGAILVVLLAYLGIVFTPVGTV; encoded by the coding sequence ATGCCCACGACGGCCCTCGGGATCCTCGTCCTGCTGATCGTCTTCGCGTTCGCGTTCGGCGCGTACCGCATCATCCGCACGATCAGGCCGTTCATCGTCAACGCGGTCGTCGGCCTGCTCGTGTTGCTCGGCCTGGGATGGTTCGGCTTCGGCGTCGAGATAACGCCGCCCGCGGTCCTCGTCGTCGCGATCGGCGGTATTCCGGGGGCGATTCTGGTCGTCCTGCTCGCCTACCTCGGTATCGTCTTCACGCCGGTCGGAACCGTCTGA
- the aglF gene encoding UTP--glucose-1-phosphate uridylyltransferase AglF, producing MKAVVLAAGTGTRLRPLTDDKPKALVEIGGKPIVEDVFDKLIDVGASELIVVVGHLKEQIIDRYDDEYRGVAITYAHQREQLGLAHAILQAEPYVDDDFALMLGDNVFRANLRDVVRRHAEDRTDAAFLVERVPMEEASRYGVLDTNGYGEVVEVVEKPDDPPSNLVMTGFYTFTPAIFHACHLVQPSDRGEYELPDAIDLLIQSGRTIDAIRMDGWRVDVGYPDDRDRAEALLADQPADAGTLNTTETDPTETQNPRSDVTESTETRTD from the coding sequence ATGAAAGCCGTGGTTCTGGCCGCCGGAACGGGAACGCGATTGCGACCGCTCACCGACGACAAGCCGAAGGCGCTCGTCGAGATCGGCGGCAAACCCATCGTCGAGGACGTCTTCGACAAGCTCATCGACGTCGGCGCGAGCGAGCTGATCGTCGTGGTCGGCCACCTCAAAGAGCAGATCATCGACCGCTACGACGACGAGTATCGCGGCGTGGCGATCACCTACGCCCACCAGCGCGAGCAGCTGGGTCTCGCCCACGCAATCTTGCAAGCCGAACCCTACGTCGACGACGACTTCGCGCTGATGCTCGGTGACAACGTATTCAGAGCGAACCTTCGCGACGTCGTCCGCCGACACGCCGAGGATAGAACCGACGCGGCCTTCCTGGTCGAACGCGTGCCGATGGAGGAGGCCTCCCGGTACGGCGTCCTCGATACGAACGGCTACGGCGAAGTCGTCGAGGTGGTAGAAAAGCCGGACGATCCGCCGTCGAATCTCGTGATGACCGGCTTTTACACCTTCACGCCGGCGATCTTCCACGCCTGTCACCTCGTCCAGCCCTCCGATCGCGGCGAATACGAGCTTCCCGACGCGATCGACCTGCTGATCCAGTCCGGTCGAACCATCGACGCCATCCGGATGGACGGCTGGCGCGTCGACGTCGGCTATCCGGACGACCGCGACCGCGCGGAAGCGCTGTTGGCCGACCAGCCGGCCGACGCGGGTACACTGAATACGACCGAAACTGACCCGACGGAAACGCAAAACCCGCGTTCGGACGTGACCGAGTCGACAGAAACTCGTACCGACTAA
- a CDS encoding VanZ family protein, translating to MTDPDDPSPSASTAPADVPSALLPLTRWGPVIAVLAVIVAGSITTSVPTVPGADWIPIDVSDVRHLAAYATLAVAVSWATRSTIRSHVRLLVAAFALVVAVGVMIELLQSTLPHRTASVRDVGVNALGATIGLGGYTVLVGLRSRLSASS from the coding sequence ATGACCGACCCCGACGACCCCTCCCCTTCCGCATCCACGGCCCCCGCTGACGTCCCTTCGGCCCTCCTCCCGCTGACGCGCTGGGGTCCGGTCATCGCCGTTCTCGCCGTGATCGTCGCCGGTTCGATCACGACGTCCGTTCCGACCGTTCCGGGCGCTGATTGGATCCCGATCGACGTCTCCGACGTGCGACACCTCGCCGCGTACGCGACGCTCGCCGTCGCCGTTTCGTGGGCCACACGTTCGACGATTCGCTCGCACGTTCGTCTCCTCGTCGCGGCGTTCGCCCTCGTCGTCGCCGTCGGGGTGATGATCGAACTCCTCCAGTCGACGCTTCCCCACCGAACCGCGAGCGTGCGCGACGTCGGCGTGAACGCGCTCGGCGCGACGATCGGACTCGGCGGCTACACCGTGCTCGTCGGCCTCCGTTCGCGGCTGTCGGCGTCGTCCTGA
- a CDS encoding phosphatase PAP2 family protein, whose amino-acid sequence MNRDLGVTDAIRSALPDWTIPFFELAAMAGDLLVVGAVIGILVVADVWRSRERADGTILSRRTAFVVGVIGAGLALTLIVKTVIDAPRPPAELQAVGREGNGFPSGHTMAATVLWGALAYWSDAGTQRSRTIVAVALVALVGLSRLALGVHYLVDVLASVAFGLAFLLAARAFLDGDPRRSFSLAVVLGVVALVATGANADGVVAFVGSAGAALGWWVSTQPAVQRVWYATVG is encoded by the coding sequence ATGAACCGCGACCTCGGCGTCACCGACGCGATCCGATCCGCCCTCCCCGACTGGACGATTCCGTTCTTCGAACTCGCCGCGATGGCCGGCGACCTGCTCGTCGTCGGGGCGGTGATCGGGATACTCGTCGTCGCCGACGTCTGGCGGTCACGCGAGCGAGCGGACGGAACGATCCTCTCGCGTCGGACGGCCTTCGTCGTCGGCGTGATCGGCGCCGGGCTCGCGCTGACGCTGATCGTAAAGACGGTGATCGACGCGCCGCGTCCGCCGGCCGAGTTACAGGCCGTCGGCCGGGAGGGAAACGGCTTTCCCAGCGGCCACACCATGGCGGCGACGGTATTGTGGGGAGCGCTCGCCTACTGGAGCGACGCCGGGACGCAGCGGTCGCGAACGATCGTGGCGGTCGCGCTCGTCGCGCTGGTCGGACTCTCACGACTCGCACTCGGCGTACACTATCTCGTCGACGTCCTCGCGTCGGTCGCGTTCGGGCTCGCCTTCCTGCTCGCGGCGCGGGCGTTCCTGGACGGAGATCCACGTCGGTCGTTCTCGCTCGCGGTCGTCCTCGGCGTCGTTGCCCTCGTGGCGACCGGCGCGAACGCCGACGGCGTTGTCGCGTTCGTCGGGAGCGCCGGAGCCGCGCTGGGATGGTGGGTGTCGACGCAACCAGCCGTCCAGCGGGTCTGGTACGCGACCGTCGGGTGA